The Archangium lipolyticum genome contains a region encoding:
- a CDS encoding GNAT family N-acetyltransferase, translating to MILRNVTDEDLPIFFEHQRDPEALRMAAFPSRERDAFMTHWRTKVLRPENVTRTIVMGRVVVGYIGSWEQDARRLVGYWIGREHWGKGIATRALSEFLVLEPARPLHAWVALHNLASIRVLEKCGFHTMLNENPHHPGGVAEVLMRLGST from the coding sequence ATGATCCTCCGCAACGTCACAGATGAGGACCTTCCCATCTTCTTCGAACACCAGCGCGACCCAGAAGCGCTGCGCATGGCCGCATTTCCATCGCGGGAGCGCGACGCGTTCATGACCCACTGGCGCACAAAGGTTCTCCGCCCTGAAAACGTCACCCGCACCATCGTCATGGGCCGCGTGGTCGTTGGGTACATCGGCAGTTGGGAACAGGATGCCAGGCGCCTCGTCGGCTATTGGATTGGTCGCGAGCATTGGGGCAAAGGCATCGCCACTCGGGCCCTCTCTGAGTTTCTCGTGCTCGAGCCCGCCCGGCCGCTTCATGCGTGGGTCGCTCTCCACAACCTCGCGTCGATCCGCGTCCTCGAGAAGTGTGGCTTCCACACCATGCTCAACGAGAACCCGCATCACCCGGGTGGAGTTGCCGAAGTCCTCATGAGGCTTGGTTCGACGTAG
- a CDS encoding peptidase MA family metallohydrolase, whose protein sequence is MRLSMRDGSGLGGVGRVVVMGVLLLLPACASPRRLATPEAALESSMASPSGLYRIEFIRADAKDAARLQRAVEHALPRLERWGTLREPITLKVMPDHASLEAATQQHGVDWLRAWGRYDELLVQAPSTWGVAGATQPQLNELILHELTHNLMYQLSADRLGWSRKQIPLWFREGMASYTAEQSYRWVTLEEIARHLERFPQSEPLRNPAELYRDDANLLYGVAHQAFAFLLQRYGEDSVRALLREMKGGKNFPEAFEATIGLSPESFVRDFTRYVRWRGFRSTRATPRAVEPRD, encoded by the coding sequence ATGAGGCTCTCGATGCGCGATGGCAGTGGGCTGGGAGGCGTGGGGCGGGTGGTGGTGATGGGGGTGTTGCTGCTCCTCCCGGCATGTGCCTCACCCAGGAGGCTGGCGACGCCCGAGGCGGCCCTCGAGTCCTCCATGGCGAGCCCCTCCGGGCTGTACCGCATCGAGTTCATCCGCGCCGACGCGAAGGACGCCGCCCGCCTCCAGCGGGCCGTGGAGCACGCCCTGCCCCGGCTCGAGCGCTGGGGCACGCTGCGCGAGCCCATCACCCTCAAGGTGATGCCCGACCATGCGTCGCTGGAGGCCGCCACCCAGCAGCACGGCGTCGACTGGCTGCGCGCCTGGGGCCGCTATGACGAGCTGCTCGTGCAGGCCCCCTCCACCTGGGGCGTGGCCGGCGCCACCCAGCCGCAGCTCAACGAGCTCATCCTCCACGAGCTCACCCACAACCTGATGTACCAGCTCTCGGCGGACCGGCTCGGCTGGTCTCGCAAGCAGATCCCCCTGTGGTTCCGCGAGGGCATGGCCTCGTACACGGCGGAGCAGTCCTACCGCTGGGTGACCCTGGAGGAGATCGCCCGCCACCTGGAGCGCTTCCCCCAGAGCGAGCCCCTGCGCAACCCGGCCGAGCTGTACCGGGACGACGCCAACCTCCTCTACGGCGTGGCCCACCAGGCCTTCGCGTTCCTCCTCCAGCGCTACGGCGAGGACTCGGTGCGCGCCCTCCTGCGCGAGATGAAGGGCGGGAAGAACTTCCCGGAGGCCTTCGAGGCCACCATCGGACTGTCCCCGGAGTCCTTCGTGCGCGACTTCACCCGCTATGTGCGCTGGCGCGGGTTCCGCAGCACGCGCGCGACGCCACGCGCGGTGGAGCCGCGGGACTGA
- a CDS encoding DUF4388 domain-containing protein: MALHGDFSSFPLPELLQWLDSSRKTGTLQLLSWEGGERKLFLLSGQVLAVAHEGLWGRVARVLSLAKLADGAEVLAALKALPPGGEDVDAVLRAHKVEPKLVRELVREEMFGSMVDQTRGGHGAFHWTEDLDRGGEEWAPCEMSLRELLFESLRWVDEQPDVDRVLPGDALTVRSKVQPSPRQPLLHRILLTMCAGGQNLGRLRLSLSLSRSSVTRRVFELLRAKHVEVEGAPEVVVDPVTDMLEKGAVLVREGQYDAAELVCASLLASDPADRRVREFARMVQSEHVAALYAELPPLAVPVMRPDPEAQSLLKQEERQLAGLVNGSWDVSTLVLASPARELETLKTLAKLMRMGLLQLR, translated from the coding sequence ATGGCCCTGCACGGCGATTTCTCCAGCTTCCCCCTGCCCGAATTGCTCCAATGGTTGGATAGCTCCCGGAAGACGGGAACGCTCCAGCTCCTGTCCTGGGAAGGAGGCGAGCGAAAGCTCTTCCTGCTCTCCGGGCAGGTGCTGGCCGTGGCCCACGAGGGGCTGTGGGGGAGGGTGGCCCGGGTGCTCTCGCTGGCGAAGCTGGCGGATGGCGCGGAGGTGCTGGCGGCCCTCAAGGCGCTGCCGCCGGGGGGCGAGGACGTGGACGCCGTCCTCCGGGCCCACAAGGTGGAGCCGAAGCTGGTGCGCGAGCTGGTGCGCGAGGAGATGTTCGGCTCCATGGTGGACCAGACGCGGGGAGGGCATGGCGCCTTCCACTGGACGGAGGACCTGGACCGCGGGGGCGAGGAGTGGGCGCCCTGTGAGATGAGCCTCCGGGAGCTGCTCTTCGAGTCGCTGCGGTGGGTGGACGAGCAGCCGGACGTGGACCGGGTGCTGCCCGGGGACGCGTTGACGGTGCGCTCGAAGGTGCAGCCGAGCCCGCGCCAGCCGCTGCTGCACCGGATCCTCCTGACGATGTGCGCGGGAGGGCAGAACCTGGGGCGGCTGCGGCTGTCACTGAGCCTGTCGCGCTCGTCGGTGACGCGCCGCGTGTTCGAGCTGCTGAGGGCGAAGCATGTGGAGGTGGAGGGGGCGCCGGAGGTGGTGGTGGATCCGGTGACGGACATGCTGGAGAAGGGCGCGGTGCTGGTGCGCGAGGGGCAGTACGACGCGGCGGAACTGGTGTGCGCGTCGCTGCTGGCGAGTGACCCGGCGGACCGGCGGGTGCGCGAGTTCGCGCGGATGGTGCAGAGCGAGCACGTGGCGGCGCTGTACGCGGAGCTGCCGCCGCTGGCGGTGCCGGTGATGAGGCCGGATCCGGAGGCGCAATCTCTGCTCAAGCAGGAGGAGCGTCAGTTGGCGGGGCTGGTCAACGGCTCATGGGACGTGTCGACGCTGGTGCTGGCCAGTCCCGCGCGCGAGCTGGAGACGCTGAAGACCCTGGCCAAGCTGATGCGGATGGGATTGTTGCAACTGCGCTAG
- a CDS encoding alpha/beta hydrolase family protein, whose protein sequence is MRHLTAVTVLFLALFASPATADTAPHLPRPTGRQPVGTTSLYLKDTSRPDPWVPSVNYRELMVSLFYPATWANGPKARYMTPEESAALIADTGIPDVPPELLSTTRTNSVRDAWPAGCAHSLPLVVLSPGYKKPRATLSSLAEDLASHGYVVAVVDHTYETLATSFPDGHVTGCASCDIPHDLEFWQKLEQGRAADVSFVLDALTGPRSKWRGAYLIDPSRIGMAGHSVGGASTIPTMVNESRIRAGIDIDGDTDTPLLAPGLSRPFMFLSHQLTPTLCQPGVNTHWERDWQQMTGWKRWFEVAGTVHASFTDVGLVADQLGVDIGASTTGERTQAITRAYVNAFFDQHLLGKPQPLLDTPSPLYPELVLCH, encoded by the coding sequence ATGCGTCATCTCACGGCCGTCACAGTGCTGTTCCTTGCCCTGTTCGCATCGCCCGCCACGGCGGACACGGCGCCCCACCTCCCCAGACCCACCGGCCGCCAGCCGGTCGGCACCACCTCCCTGTACCTGAAGGACACCTCGCGCCCCGACCCGTGGGTGCCATCGGTGAACTACCGGGAGTTGATGGTCTCCCTCTTCTACCCGGCGACCTGGGCGAACGGTCCGAAGGCGCGGTACATGACCCCGGAGGAGTCGGCGGCACTGATCGCGGACACTGGCATCCCCGACGTGCCACCCGAGCTGCTGAGCACGACGCGGACCAACTCCGTCCGCGATGCGTGGCCGGCCGGTTGCGCGCACAGCCTGCCGCTCGTCGTGCTGTCGCCGGGCTACAAAAAGCCCCGTGCCACGCTCAGCTCACTGGCCGAGGACCTGGCGAGCCACGGCTACGTCGTGGCGGTGGTCGACCACACCTACGAGACCCTCGCCACCAGCTTCCCCGACGGGCACGTCACCGGGTGTGCTTCGTGCGACATACCGCACGACCTGGAGTTCTGGCAGAAGCTGGAACAGGGCCGGGCGGCCGACGTGTCGTTCGTGCTGGACGCCCTGACCGGGCCGCGCTCGAAGTGGCGTGGCGCGTACCTGATCGATCCGTCCCGCATCGGGATGGCCGGCCACTCCGTGGGTGGCGCGAGCACCATTCCCACCATGGTCAACGAGTCCCGCATCCGGGCCGGAATTGACATCGACGGCGACACGGACACCCCGCTCCTCGCCCCCGGGCTGTCCCGGCCGTTCATGTTCCTGAGCCACCAGCTCACGCCCACCCTGTGCCAGCCCGGCGTGAACACGCACTGGGAACGGGACTGGCAGCAGATGACCGGATGGAAGCGCTGGTTCGAGGTGGCGGGCACGGTGCACGCGTCGTTCACCGACGTCGGGCTGGTCGCGGACCAGCTCGGCGTCGACATCGGCGCGAGCACCACCGGGGAGCGCACCCAGGCCATCACCCGGGCCTACGTCAACGCGTTCTTCGACCAGCACCTGCTCGGCAAGCCGCAGCCACTGCTGGACACGCCCTCGCCGCTGTACCCCGAGCTCGTCCTCTGCCACTGA
- a CDS encoding alkaline phosphatase family protein, translating to MRVAVLFIDGVGIGRNEPEQNPLAGRDYLLSRFQDAPDAPLPEGGQCFPVDTTFGVAGRPQSASNQTAILTGQPAPTLIGRHVLGYPDKPLRDILSQHSIIKRLVTAGRSATFANSYPVAYLDALKLHRRPSTSGPEFTLPPAALRRLKASATTLAFTAGDIALRTFEDAQAGHGLTHDITGERARAKGMTAVPQRTPAEAAEVFWRVAGEVDFTFFEHYLADEAGHARDFAAAREALDTFDAFARAVISTRPPDARVLVCSDHGNVEDLTTRSHTLNPVPVLYFGPPAPGLKALATVADVGRTVLRWLDVE from the coding sequence ATGCGCGTCGCGGTCCTGTTCATCGATGGTGTTGGCATTGGACGAAACGAGCCGGAACAGAACCCCCTCGCCGGGAGGGATTACCTCCTCTCCCGGTTCCAGGACGCCCCCGATGCTCCCCTCCCCGAGGGCGGCCAGTGCTTCCCGGTGGACACCACCTTCGGCGTCGCCGGGCGCCCGCAGTCCGCCTCCAACCAGACGGCCATCCTCACCGGCCAGCCCGCCCCCACCCTCATCGGCCGCCACGTGCTGGGCTACCCGGACAAGCCCCTGCGCGACATCCTCTCCCAGCACTCCATCATCAAGCGCCTGGTGACCGCGGGCCGCAGCGCCACCTTCGCCAACAGCTACCCCGTGGCCTACCTGGACGCGCTCAAGCTCCACCGGCGCCCCTCCACCAGCGGCCCCGAGTTCACCCTGCCCCCGGCCGCCCTGCGCCGCCTGAAGGCCTCGGCCACCACCCTGGCCTTCACCGCCGGTGACATCGCCCTGCGCACCTTCGAGGACGCCCAGGCAGGCCACGGCCTCACCCATGACATCACCGGCGAGCGGGCCCGGGCGAAGGGCATGACCGCCGTCCCCCAGCGCACCCCGGCCGAGGCCGCCGAGGTCTTCTGGCGGGTGGCCGGCGAGGTGGACTTCACCTTCTTCGAGCACTACCTGGCCGACGAGGCCGGGCATGCCCGCGACTTCGCCGCCGCCCGCGAGGCCCTGGACACCTTCGACGCCTTCGCCCGGGCCGTCATCTCCACCCGGCCCCCCGACGCGCGGGTGCTGGTGTGCAGCGACCATGGGAACGTGGAGGACTTGACTACCCGTTCACACACCTTGAATCCCGTCCCCGTGCTCTACTTCGGTCCGCCAGCGCCCGGGTTGAAGGCCCTGGCCACCGTGGCGGACGTGGGCCGCACGGTGCTCCGCTGGTTGGACGTGGAATGA
- a CDS encoding glutathione S-transferase family protein — protein MTITITAFERSPDGGKGLARDTRVRWALEEVGQPYEVRLVSFRAMKEPAHLALHPFGQIPTYEEGDLALFETGAIVFHIAQRHAGLLPDDANARARAITWMFAAVNTVEPPILELGTAKLLEGDKPWNKERMPLVEDRVRGRLKQLSARLGDADWLDGAFSAGDLMMVSVLLRLKSSGILDEFPNLAAYVARGEARPAYKRAFAAQLAVYTGEPPIG, from the coding sequence ATGACCATCACCATCACCGCCTTCGAACGTTCGCCCGACGGCGGCAAGGGGCTGGCGCGTGACACGCGCGTTCGCTGGGCGCTTGAAGAAGTGGGCCAACCTTACGAGGTTCGCCTTGTTTCCTTCCGTGCGATGAAGGAGCCCGCGCATCTGGCGCTTCATCCTTTCGGCCAGATTCCGACCTATGAGGAAGGCGATCTTGCGCTGTTCGAGACAGGAGCGATCGTCTTCCATATCGCCCAGCGCCATGCGGGCTTGCTGCCGGACGATGCCAATGCCCGGGCGCGCGCGATCACTTGGATGTTCGCCGCGGTCAACACAGTGGAGCCGCCGATCCTTGAGCTCGGAACCGCCAAGCTCCTCGAGGGCGACAAGCCTTGGAATAAGGAGCGCATGCCTCTGGTCGAGGATCGCGTGCGCGGCCGGCTGAAGCAACTATCTGCTCGCTTGGGCGATGCCGACTGGCTCGACGGTGCGTTCAGCGCGGGCGACCTGATGATGGTGTCGGTGCTGCTCAGGCTGAAATCATCGGGCATTTTGGATGAATTTCCGAACCTGGCCGCCTATGTCGCCCGCGGCGAAGCGCGGCCCGCCTACAAGCGGGCTTTCGCCGCTCAATTGGCGGTTTACACCGGAGAGCCACCAATCGGTTGA